The Brasilonema sennae CENA114 genome includes a region encoding these proteins:
- a CDS encoding glutathione S-transferase family protein: protein MTNLRPILRYFDDGKGRAELPRLIFIYGSVLFEDRTVSFEEYGRMRESGELAFDQLPTLEVGNTIIGQSCAIARYAAKQAGLYPLDSVQAAISDMVVDAWRDLLDLLYGCYVDRIVQNNRLIMKMRDASVKVERLCEYFAVTVPMHFKRFEQMIGSNQGSPFLVGPSLTWADLAVFDILSTLDETAKLWTTPSFFYIPEPHGPLRPPKELLKPYPKLNALHLIISKTPSIAAWLQTHSY, encoded by the coding sequence ATGACAAATTTGCGTCCAATCTTACGGTATTTTGATGATGGAAAGGGCAGAGCTGAACTTCCACGCCTGATCTTCATTTATGGTAGTGTTCTATTTGAAGATAGAACAGTATCGTTTGAGGAATATGGACGGATGCGGGAGAGTGGGGAACTCGCCTTCGACCAGTTACCTACCCTTGAAGTTGGTAACACCATAATAGGTCAATCATGCGCGATCGCTCGGTATGCTGCAAAACAAGCAGGATTATACCCATTAGACAGTGTGCAGGCAGCCATATCAGACATGGTGGTCGATGCATGGAGAGATCTGCTAGACCTTTTGTACGGATGCTATGTTGATCGGATTGTGCAGAATAATCGCTTAATCATGAAAATGAGGGATGCATCGGTAAAAGTGGAGCGTCTGTGTGAGTACTTCGCCGTAACTGTGCCGATGCACTTCAAAAGGTTTGAGCAGATGATTGGGAGCAACCAAGGCTCTCCATTTCTTGTTGGTCCATCACTAACATGGGCTGATTTAGCAGTGTTTGATATTCTATCTACATTGGATGAAACTGCAAAACTTTGGACAACTCCATCATTTTTTTACATACCAGAGCCGCATGGACCGTTACGACCCCCAAAAGAACTACTTAAGCCATATCCGAAGCTTAATGCGCTACATTTGATCATAAGTAAAACACCTTCGATCGCAGCTTGGCTTCAAACTCATTCATATTAA